One genomic window of Hirundo rustica isolate bHirRus1 chromosome 13, bHirRus1.pri.v3, whole genome shotgun sequence includes the following:
- the SCG3 gene encoding secretogranin-3 isoform X2, which produces MFLGLAVALQVLALLASRGHGFPKPAGTDKAIHNRQLSVERPLEEQIAEAEADKNRKIAPTENKPEFRNYSFVDDLNLLKSVAERERNEKERESIRSSLYEQQLAIDDADSTKNRRLVDDYDSTKSGMDYKFQDDPDGLHQLDGTPLTAEDIVQKIAARIYEENDRGVFDKIVSKLLNLGLITESQAYTLEDEVAEVLQQLIANEAKDREKESEDFDYPASRADSDTKEKQQEKMTPSKSVQDSFINGEVDDTLDNTWSSSNVLERRNELPSEDNFEDLQYFPNFYALLKSLNSETETKEKETLITIMKTLIDFVKMMVKYGTITPEEGVSYLENLDTMIAEQTKKKLEKPSTKTRTKLTADKSSEEADSTKEEAAKMEKEYEVSKDSTKNEGQNAAGNSEESGGKSEAYLEAIRKNIEWLKKHNKQDYDLSKLRDFIDQQADAYVDKGILDKEEADVIKRIYGSL; this is translated from the exons ATGTTCCTCGGGCTGGCGGTCGCGCTGCAGGTGCTGGCGCTGCTGGCGAGCCGGGGGCACGGCTTCCCCAAACCCGCGGGCACAG ATAAAGCTATACACAACAGACAATTAAGTGTAGAAAGACCTTTGGAGGAACAG aTTGCTGAAGCTGAGGCAGACAAGAATAGGAAAATTGCTCCCACAG aaaataagCCAGAGTTCAGGAATTATTCCTTTGTTGATGACCTGAACCTGCTCAAATCAGtagcagaaagagaaaggaatgaGAAGGAGAGGGAGTCAATTAGAAGCTCTTTGTATGAACAGCAACTGGCCATTGATGATGCAGACTCCACCAAGAACCGCAGGCTTGTGGATGACTATGACTCCACTAAAAGTGGGATGGATTATAAATTCCAAG ACGATCCAGATGGCCTCCATCAATTAGATGGCACTCCTTTAACTGCTGAAGACATTGTTCAAAAAATTGCCGCAAGAATTTATGAGGAAAATGACAGAGGAGTGTTTGACAAGATTGTTTCAAAACTTCTAAATCTGGGGCTA aTCACAGAGAGTCAGGCCTATACCCTGGAAGATGAAGTGGCAGAGGTTTTACAGCAGCTAATTGCAAATGAAGCAAAGGATCGTGAGAAGGAGTCTGAAGATTTTGATTaccctgccagcagagcagacagtgatacaaaagaaaagcaacaggaaaaaatg ACACCAAGCAAATCTGTTCAGGATAGTTTCATTAACGGAGAAGTTGATGATACACTGGATAACACGTGGTCATCATCTAATGTGttggaaagaagaaatgagcTGCCTTCTGAAGATAATTTCGAAGACCTccaatattttccaaatttttatgCGTTATTAAAAAGTCTTAACTCAG agacagagacaaaagagaaagagaCCTTGATAACTATCATGAAAACCCTGATTGATTTTGTGAAGATGATGGTTAAATATGGAACAATCACACCAGAAGAAGGAGTTTCCTATCTTG AAAACTTAGATACAATGATAGCTGAGCAGACAAAGAAGAAGCTTGAGAAGCCTTCCaccaaaaccaggacaaaacTAACAGCAG ACAAGAGTAGTGAAGAAGCAGATAGTACGAAGGAAGAAGCAgctaaaatggaaaaggaatatGAAGTTTCAAAGGATTCTACGAAAAATGAAGGACAAAATGCAGCAGGAAATAGTGAAGAATCCGGAG GGAAATCTGAGGCATATTTGGAAGCAATCAGGAAGAACATAGAATGGCTGAAAAAACACAATAAACAAG ACTATGATCTTTCAAAGCTGAGAGATTTCATTGATCAGCAAGCTGATGCTTATGTGGACAAGGGCATCCTGGACAAGGAAGAGGCTGATGTAATTAAACGCATCTATGGCAGCCTGTAA
- the SCG3 gene encoding secretogranin-3 isoform X1, which translates to MFLGLAVALQVLALLASRGHGFPKPAGTDKAIHNRQLSVERPLEEQIAEAEADKNRKIAPTENKPEFRNYSFVDDLNLLKSVAERERNEKERESIRSSLYEQQLAIDDADSTKNRRLVDDYDSTKSGMDYKFQDDPDGLHQLDGTPLTAEDIVQKIAARIYEENDRGVFDKIVSKLLNLGLITESQAYTLEDEVAEVLQQLIANEAKDREKESEDFDYPASRADSDTKEKQQEKMTPSKSVQDSFINGEVDDTLDNTWSSSNVLERRNELPSEDNFEDLQYFPNFYALLKSLNSETETKEKETLITIMKTLIDFVKMMVKYGTITPEEGVSYLENLDTMIAEQTKKKLEKPSTKTRTKLTADKSSEEADSTKEEAAKMEKEYEVSKDSTKNEGQNAAGNSEESGGKSEAYLEAIRKNIEWLKKHNKQGNKEDYDLSKLRDFIDQQADAYVDKGILDKEEADVIKRIYGSL; encoded by the exons ATGTTCCTCGGGCTGGCGGTCGCGCTGCAGGTGCTGGCGCTGCTGGCGAGCCGGGGGCACGGCTTCCCCAAACCCGCGGGCACAG ATAAAGCTATACACAACAGACAATTAAGTGTAGAAAGACCTTTGGAGGAACAG aTTGCTGAAGCTGAGGCAGACAAGAATAGGAAAATTGCTCCCACAG aaaataagCCAGAGTTCAGGAATTATTCCTTTGTTGATGACCTGAACCTGCTCAAATCAGtagcagaaagagaaaggaatgaGAAGGAGAGGGAGTCAATTAGAAGCTCTTTGTATGAACAGCAACTGGCCATTGATGATGCAGACTCCACCAAGAACCGCAGGCTTGTGGATGACTATGACTCCACTAAAAGTGGGATGGATTATAAATTCCAAG ACGATCCAGATGGCCTCCATCAATTAGATGGCACTCCTTTAACTGCTGAAGACATTGTTCAAAAAATTGCCGCAAGAATTTATGAGGAAAATGACAGAGGAGTGTTTGACAAGATTGTTTCAAAACTTCTAAATCTGGGGCTA aTCACAGAGAGTCAGGCCTATACCCTGGAAGATGAAGTGGCAGAGGTTTTACAGCAGCTAATTGCAAATGAAGCAAAGGATCGTGAGAAGGAGTCTGAAGATTTTGATTaccctgccagcagagcagacagtgatacaaaagaaaagcaacaggaaaaaatg ACACCAAGCAAATCTGTTCAGGATAGTTTCATTAACGGAGAAGTTGATGATACACTGGATAACACGTGGTCATCATCTAATGTGttggaaagaagaaatgagcTGCCTTCTGAAGATAATTTCGAAGACCTccaatattttccaaatttttatgCGTTATTAAAAAGTCTTAACTCAG agacagagacaaaagagaaagagaCCTTGATAACTATCATGAAAACCCTGATTGATTTTGTGAAGATGATGGTTAAATATGGAACAATCACACCAGAAGAAGGAGTTTCCTATCTTG AAAACTTAGATACAATGATAGCTGAGCAGACAAAGAAGAAGCTTGAGAAGCCTTCCaccaaaaccaggacaaaacTAACAGCAG ACAAGAGTAGTGAAGAAGCAGATAGTACGAAGGAAGAAGCAgctaaaatggaaaaggaatatGAAGTTTCAAAGGATTCTACGAAAAATGAAGGACAAAATGCAGCAGGAAATAGTGAAGAATCCGGAG GGAAATCTGAGGCATATTTGGAAGCAATCAGGAAGAACATAGAATGGCTGAAAAAACACAATAAACAAGGTAACAAAGAAG ACTATGATCTTTCAAAGCTGAGAGATTTCATTGATCAGCAAGCTGATGCTTATGTGGACAAGGGCATCCTGGACAAGGAAGAGGCTGATGTAATTAAACGCATCTATGGCAGCCTGTAA